The Cumulibacter manganitolerans genome includes a window with the following:
- the map gene encoding type I methionyl aminopeptidase encodes MTFLRGLAARARGRAIEVKSDDELAAMRVAGLLVADALDAVRDAVRPGISTAELDRVAETVIRDGGGTPSFLGYQGFTGSICASVNDEVVHGIPRPDKKLAAGDLLSIDCGAVVDGWHGDSAVTVGVGDIAAEHAALLAVTEDAMWAGIAAGVAGARLSDISHAIEACVEQWDAAHGREYGIVEQYGGHGIGTAMHQDPHILNYGRPGKGPRLRPGMALAIEPMLTLGNPDTRELADGWTVITRDGSAAAHFEHSYAVTGSGPWVLTARDGGRVALGARGVAVSALAG; translated from the coding sequence ATGACGTTCCTGCGCGGGCTCGCGGCTCGCGCCCGCGGCCGCGCCATCGAGGTCAAGTCCGACGACGAGCTGGCGGCCATGCGCGTGGCCGGGCTGCTGGTCGCTGACGCGCTCGACGCCGTGCGGGACGCCGTGCGGCCCGGCATCAGCACCGCCGAGCTCGATCGCGTCGCCGAGACCGTCATCCGCGACGGCGGCGGCACCCCGTCCTTCCTCGGCTACCAGGGGTTCACCGGGTCGATCTGCGCGTCGGTCAACGACGAGGTGGTGCACGGCATCCCGCGACCGGACAAGAAGCTCGCTGCCGGGGACCTGCTGTCCATCGACTGCGGCGCCGTCGTCGACGGCTGGCACGGCGACTCCGCCGTCACGGTCGGCGTGGGCGACATCGCAGCCGAGCACGCCGCGCTGCTGGCCGTCACCGAGGACGCCATGTGGGCCGGCATCGCCGCAGGCGTGGCCGGGGCGCGGCTCAGCGACATCTCGCACGCCATCGAGGCCTGCGTCGAGCAGTGGGACGCCGCGCACGGCCGCGAGTACGGCATCGTGGAGCAGTACGGCGGGCACGGCATCGGCACCGCGATGCACCAGGATCCCCACATCCTCAACTACGGCAGGCCCGGCAAGGGCCCGCGGCTGCGGCCCGGGATGGCGCTGGCCATCGAGCCGATGCTCACCCTCGGCAACCCCGACACCCGGGAGCTCGCCGACGGCTGGACGGTGATCACCCGGGACGGGTCGGCCGCCGCGCACTTCGAGCACTCCTACGCCGTCACCGGGTCCGGGCCGTGGGTGCTGACCGCCCGGGACGGCGGCCGCGTGGCGCTGGGCGCGCGCGGCGTCGCCGTCAGCGCGCTCGCCGGCTGA